A genomic stretch from Sulfobacillus thermosulfidooxidans includes:
- a CDS encoding S1C family serine protease, whose protein sequence is MRPIARTLSAAVIGFAVGAGAVSGGLIAYDHLNPSNAIISKSKVQTPYATVASYTPPTLPLGPDTISNVVKRDGPAVVKIVATVPQSVSISSSPFFNPFFGSIFGNNLPMTPQTEIQTDIGSGFFINSRGYLLTNDHVIHGATKIEVYVPGYSKPFNATRVGTDYATDLAVLKISAPKPLPYLVLGNSNQTPVGAWAIAIGNPYDLSHTVTVGVISAKGRPLTIGNRHYRNLLQTSAAINPGNSGGPLLNLAGQVVGINTAVSTQGQGIGFAIPTSTVEEILPQLMKYGHVIRPWLGVFIGTDSKSLAQQYGLPTSTGVVIAYVEPNSPAQNAGLYAGEVITAVNGQSVTSASQLKSIIDKTHVGQHITITVNDQGRIVTRNVTIGQEPNGPITEPSTVPSF, encoded by the coding sequence ATGCGCCCTATCGCACGCACCTTGAGCGCTGCCGTGATTGGATTTGCTGTTGGTGCTGGGGCCGTGAGTGGCGGACTCATTGCTTATGATCATCTGAATCCGTCAAACGCCATCATTTCTAAATCCAAAGTACAAACACCCTATGCCACGGTAGCCTCTTATACACCGCCCACGTTACCTTTAGGGCCCGATACGATTTCCAATGTGGTCAAACGTGACGGGCCAGCTGTCGTAAAAATTGTGGCCACGGTGCCCCAGTCTGTATCGATTTCTTCATCACCTTTCTTTAATCCTTTTTTTGGATCCATCTTTGGGAATAACCTTCCCATGACCCCGCAAACGGAAATTCAAACAGATATTGGATCGGGATTTTTTATCAACAGCCGGGGTTATCTACTAACCAATGACCATGTCATTCATGGTGCAACCAAAATTGAAGTTTATGTACCAGGCTATTCCAAACCCTTTAACGCCACACGTGTCGGGACAGACTATGCCACCGATCTGGCGGTCTTGAAAATTTCTGCCCCTAAACCCTTACCCTATTTGGTGTTAGGCAATTCAAATCAGACCCCAGTGGGAGCCTGGGCGATTGCCATTGGCAATCCCTATGATCTCAGCCATACAGTGACCGTAGGTGTGATTAGTGCTAAAGGACGTCCCTTGACGATTGGCAACCGCCATTACCGCAATTTGCTTCAAACCTCAGCCGCGATTAATCCGGGCAACAGCGGTGGTCCTTTACTCAACTTGGCCGGACAGGTTGTCGGCATCAATACCGCGGTCTCAACCCAAGGACAAGGCATTGGCTTTGCCATCCCAACATCCACGGTGGAAGAAATTTTGCCGCAACTGATGAAATATGGTCATGTCATTCGTCCTTGGCTTGGAGTCTTTATTGGCACAGATTCCAAGAGTTTGGCCCAACAATACGGCTTACCCACCAGCACGGGCGTCGTCATTGCCTATGTAGAGCCCAATAGCCCGGCACAAAATGCTGGATTATATGCTGGGGAAGTCATCACGGCGGTGAATGGTCAATCCGTCACGTCGGCAAGCCAGCTCAAGAGCATTATCGACAAAACTCACGTCGGCCAACATATTACCATTACAGTGAACGATCAGGGACGAATTGTGACAAGAAATGTCACCATTGGCCAAGAACCTAATGGTCCCATTACCGAACCTTCCACTGTTCCGAGCTTCTAA
- a CDS encoding response regulator produces MNIWIIDDNKALLELLMSSLEDMMWHLYTFSCGQEVLTFPYQPVNAPDVVILDWTLPDLPASIVLQHITAHYQHVQLIVMSGNSDIEEQLPTSARWLGKPFRLATFRQMVADVASSV; encoded by the coding sequence GTGAATATTTGGATCATTGACGACAATAAGGCTTTACTGGAATTGTTAATGTCATCACTCGAAGACATGATGTGGCATCTCTATACATTTTCGTGTGGTCAGGAAGTTCTAACCTTTCCATATCAGCCGGTAAATGCGCCAGATGTGGTGATTTTAGATTGGACATTACCAGATTTACCCGCATCGATTGTTCTCCAACACATCACGGCCCATTATCAGCACGTGCAACTTATCGTGATGTCCGGCAATTCGGATATTGAAGAACAATTGCCAACCTCGGCTCGCTGGTTAGGTAAACCTTTTCGTCTCGCGACATTTCGGCAAATGGTGGCAGACGTTGCGTCTTCAGTGTAA
- the glpX gene encoding class II fructose-bisphosphatase gives MERELALEFVRVTEAAALASGHLIGRGDKNGADQLAVDAMRSVLDTVHIRGTVVIGEGEMDEAPMLYIGEQVGAGDGEEVDIAVDPLEGTNLVAKGIPGAIAVMAVAKKGHLLHAPDMYMEKIVAGPDGVGVVHLDAPIEENLRELAKASGRDVRDLTVVLLDRERHQEKIRRIREAGARVKLISDGDVSPAIAACLPHSGVDMLVGSGGAPEGVIAAAAVKCLGGTMQGRLIPEDDAQLKRLHQMGVTDAQHVLTLDDLVRGDDAFYVATGITDGDLLKGVHYGKRYATTYSVVMRLKTGTVRYITTQHRMDRMASK, from the coding sequence ATGGAGCGCGAACTGGCGCTAGAATTTGTGCGAGTGACTGAAGCCGCAGCTCTTGCGTCCGGTCACTTAATCGGACGCGGGGATAAAAATGGAGCTGATCAATTAGCTGTCGATGCTATGCGTTCTGTCTTAGATACCGTTCACATTCGGGGAACGGTGGTCATTGGCGAAGGCGAAATGGACGAAGCGCCTATGTTATATATTGGAGAACAAGTAGGGGCCGGTGACGGTGAAGAGGTCGACATTGCGGTCGATCCCTTGGAAGGTACCAATCTTGTTGCCAAAGGTATTCCGGGAGCTATCGCTGTTATGGCGGTGGCGAAGAAAGGTCATCTGCTTCACGCCCCAGATATGTATATGGAAAAAATCGTGGCTGGACCTGATGGGGTTGGCGTTGTACACTTGGATGCGCCGATTGAAGAAAATTTAAGGGAGCTCGCTAAAGCATCCGGTCGCGATGTGCGCGATTTGACCGTGGTTCTCTTGGACCGGGAACGTCACCAAGAAAAGATCCGCCGCATACGGGAAGCCGGCGCGCGGGTCAAATTAATTTCCGATGGGGATGTCTCTCCGGCCATAGCCGCCTGCCTTCCACATTCCGGTGTTGATATGCTTGTGGGCAGTGGAGGAGCACCCGAAGGCGTGATTGCCGCGGCGGCTGTGAAGTGTCTTGGAGGAACCATGCAAGGTCGATTAATCCCTGAAGATGATGCTCAGCTTAAACGCTTGCACCAAATGGGTGTTACAGATGCCCAACATGTTTTAACCTTGGACGATCTTGTCCGAGGCGATGACGCTTTTTATGTAGCCACGGGAATAACTGATGGAGATTTATTAAAGGGCGTCCATTATGGAAAACGGTATGCGACGACCTATTCCGTCGTGATGCGTCTAAAGACAGGAACAGTGCGCTACATTACGACTCAACATCGAATGGACCGAATGGCTTCCAAATAA
- the rho gene encoding transcription termination factor Rho: MVGEGTQEGMVTEQSKPKRRSSRTKKAAVAPESTTTTASSETPSVVAEEAQEITTEKAKAPKKSRKKKTEASSSGPEPESSSVPISAAQTAESATKTEAEAEKGTKSRSKRSTSKAKAAESASDQNTSVTSQEEEPVKPKKRTRKKTTKSGAETDLVETATATETKAAEPTVVPSPEIQETRDGSQREPVVETVQGEPLTENTPNASTLAPHEPMVENEAPIPAPAVASPSEKREEENKKEVEAREAEKQDRAEVSLDQSSSSNVPAVTPPPVIVSEKLPLAEEATKAPETAPQPATVNGAAAANGKAVQTSRETRSRNVPNGQPSSRRDLPRPTRENQLSMAQLDAMTLLDLYKLARSLNVENFRSYRKGELIWEILRARTHKDGFIFAEGLLDIVGDYGFLRPTDFQRSREDVYVSASQIRRFDLRSGDKVSGQARPPKDGERYFALLRVEAVNGMSPEKASERPDFDGLTPIFPQPRFHLETQRDDLACRLVDIVAPIGKGQRGLIVAPPKAGKTVLLKKLANAIATNHPDTHLMVLLIDERPEEVTDMQRSVKAEVASSTFDEPPEDHIRVAEMVLERAKRLVEMGQDVVIFLDSITRLARAYNLTIPASGRTLSGGMDPAALHKPKRFFGAARKVEEGGSLTILATALVDTGSRMDDVIYEEFKGTGNMELHLDRKLAERRTFPAVDIKRSGTRREDLLLTPEELDVVWLLRKATHNLKDIEATELLLQNLRRTKSNAEFFRMFAATQGGSN; the protein is encoded by the coding sequence ATGGTCGGTGAAGGAACTCAAGAAGGCATGGTCACAGAACAGAGCAAGCCCAAGCGGCGTAGTTCACGAACAAAGAAGGCCGCAGTGGCTCCAGAGAGCACAACGACAACGGCTTCATCCGAGACCCCGAGTGTTGTCGCGGAAGAGGCCCAAGAGATCACCACTGAAAAAGCAAAAGCACCCAAGAAATCGCGCAAGAAAAAGACGGAGGCGTCTAGTTCTGGACCAGAGCCTGAGTCTTCATCCGTGCCCATTTCGGCGGCTCAGACAGCAGAGTCTGCGACAAAGACTGAGGCAGAAGCAGAAAAGGGAACGAAATCGCGTTCCAAACGCTCGACATCGAAGGCGAAAGCCGCCGAATCTGCCTCCGATCAGAATACCTCTGTTACGAGCCAGGAAGAAGAACCGGTAAAACCCAAAAAGCGTACTCGTAAGAAAACAACCAAGAGTGGAGCCGAAACGGATTTGGTAGAAACCGCCACCGCCACAGAGACCAAGGCTGCTGAGCCTACCGTGGTTCCATCCCCTGAAATCCAGGAAACTCGTGATGGCAGCCAGCGTGAACCCGTCGTCGAAACAGTCCAAGGCGAACCACTCACGGAAAATACGCCAAACGCAAGCACACTGGCACCTCATGAACCTATGGTGGAAAACGAGGCTCCTATCCCTGCACCGGCAGTGGCTAGCCCCTCTGAAAAGAGAGAAGAAGAGAACAAAAAAGAAGTCGAGGCTCGTGAGGCTGAGAAACAGGACAGGGCAGAGGTATCTTTAGATCAAAGTTCTTCCAGTAATGTGCCCGCTGTGACGCCTCCCCCGGTTATTGTAAGTGAAAAACTCCCATTAGCTGAAGAAGCGACTAAGGCGCCAGAGACAGCACCACAACCCGCAACAGTAAATGGAGCAGCGGCCGCCAATGGCAAAGCGGTTCAGACGTCCCGGGAAACACGATCCCGCAACGTCCCAAACGGACAACCATCGTCGCGTCGCGATTTGCCGCGCCCAACGAGGGAAAATCAACTTTCTATGGCTCAACTTGATGCCATGACTTTATTAGATCTCTATAAGCTGGCCCGCTCTCTCAACGTTGAGAATTTCCGGTCTTATCGTAAGGGCGAACTGATTTGGGAAATTCTCCGAGCCAGAACCCACAAAGACGGCTTTATCTTTGCCGAAGGCTTGCTGGATATCGTGGGTGATTACGGCTTTTTGCGACCCACTGACTTTCAGCGCTCTCGCGAAGACGTGTATGTTTCTGCTTCTCAAATTCGCCGCTTTGATCTTCGTTCGGGAGATAAAGTTTCAGGCCAGGCTCGTCCGCCCAAAGATGGCGAGCGCTATTTTGCTCTTTTGCGCGTGGAAGCGGTTAATGGAATGTCTCCGGAAAAGGCTTCAGAACGACCAGATTTTGACGGGTTGACCCCGATTTTTCCACAGCCCCGTTTTCATTTGGAAACCCAGCGGGATGATTTAGCGTGTCGATTAGTGGATATTGTGGCGCCAATCGGTAAAGGACAACGTGGTTTGATTGTGGCACCGCCTAAGGCTGGGAAAACGGTATTATTGAAAAAATTAGCCAATGCCATTGCCACCAACCACCCCGATACACATCTCATGGTGTTGTTGATTGATGAACGGCCGGAAGAAGTGACCGATATGCAGCGATCGGTAAAGGCCGAAGTCGCGAGCTCAACATTTGACGAACCGCCAGAAGATCATATTCGGGTGGCAGAGATGGTATTGGAACGAGCGAAACGGTTAGTGGAAATGGGACAAGATGTCGTGATCTTTTTAGATTCCATTACCCGATTAGCCCGGGCATATAACCTCACCATTCCCGCTTCAGGCCGGACCTTGTCCGGAGGCATGGACCCTGCGGCGTTGCACAAGCCCAAACGGTTCTTTGGCGCGGCAAGAAAGGTCGAAGAAGGCGGTAGCTTGACGATCTTGGCTACGGCATTAGTCGATACCGGTTCCCGTATGGATGATGTCATTTACGAAGAATTTAAGGGAACAGGCAATATGGAATTGCATCTCGATCGCAAACTGGCTGAGCGACGCACGTTCCCCGCTGTTGACATCAAACGATCGGGAACTCGGCGCGAAGACTTGTTGTTAACCCCTGAAGAACTCGATGTGGTGTGGTTATTGCGCAAGGCGACGCATAATCTTAAGGATATTGAAGCGACTGAACTGTTATTGCAGAATTTGCGAAGAACCAAATCGAATGCGGAGTTTTTCCGCATGTTTGCGGCCACTCAGGGAGGATCGAATTAA
- a CDS encoding response regulator transcription factor — translation MDTGAEHKSVILLVDDEDHIRELCRLYLQSAGFEVTEAADGLSALQKLEQQDVDLVVLDIMLPGIDGFEVLKTIRARQVWLPVVMLTAVGDEEDRIAGLEQGADDYLIKPFSPKELVARVKAVLRRAQSPIAPEEMDVIRFPGLMLDASQRLATAGGEELTLTPREFDLLWFLASHPQQVFSRDQLLDRVWGFDFEGDGRTVDVHITRLRQKLLKTPSPYQYVETVWGQGYRFKPQPREQ, via the coding sequence GTGGACACGGGAGCCGAACACAAATCGGTCATTTTGCTGGTCGATGATGAGGATCATATTCGCGAGTTATGCCGCCTCTACCTTCAAAGTGCGGGATTTGAGGTAACAGAAGCTGCAGATGGATTGAGCGCTCTTCAAAAACTAGAACAGCAAGACGTCGATTTAGTCGTTTTGGATATTATGCTACCGGGCATTGATGGATTTGAAGTATTAAAAACTATCCGCGCTCGGCAAGTTTGGCTTCCCGTGGTGATGTTGACTGCAGTTGGTGACGAAGAAGATCGCATTGCAGGACTGGAGCAAGGAGCCGATGATTATCTGATAAAGCCCTTTAGTCCTAAGGAATTGGTGGCCCGGGTTAAAGCTGTTTTGCGCCGGGCTCAAAGTCCCATAGCTCCTGAAGAGATGGATGTCATTCGTTTTCCGGGTCTTATGCTTGATGCGTCTCAGCGTTTGGCGACAGCGGGAGGTGAAGAACTCACCTTGACCCCAAGAGAATTTGACTTATTGTGGTTTCTCGCGAGTCATCCCCAACAAGTTTTTAGCCGGGACCAATTACTCGATCGTGTCTGGGGATTTGATTTTGAGGGAGACGGCCGGACAGTGGATGTGCATATTACGCGCCTGCGGCAGAAATTGTTGAAAACCCCGTCTCCTTATCAATATGTGGAAACCGTCTGGGGTCAAGGATACCGGTTTAAACCCCAGCCCCGTGAACAATAG
- a CDS encoding HAMP domain-containing sensor histidine kinase, producing MAVTIMVLAIALGISNITFRNYLVGAQIKSLAQQGQTLSRVMQGYFSGTLYGPEAAYLIHVVQGTLNDRVYVLDNTGQILLETGNNQLPQAPWSQNVLAHVLINGQEFQGILEGGDRRPEATAGIPVIVHGQVVGGVFLEAPLSNSNKTAASLTGLLLVGELASIVMAGILAYGFSKRLTSPLIALRQTVSQMGRGNDQEEMHAKIEGPQEVRDLAQEFNRMSDRIHLQMMQLRKEAEVRDTLLAHVAHDLRTPLTSIRGFLEAIRDHMVEGPGLDRAVEVAWEETLRLKRLVDRLLATTRIQSGIGHKSPVHVSTWIETTLERVTPLAQETHHPLIWRRRDDAVILAVEDYLVEALINVIDNAAKWGPSDTPIIIDTVRDQEEQTIRVSVKDQGPGIPEEMLDHVFERFVTGDKARRGSSGLGLSIVYEVMQQHGGRVQALNDPEGGAVIIMTLPVLSDPA from the coding sequence GTGGCGGTTACGATCATGGTCCTCGCTATTGCCTTGGGGATTTCCAATATTACCTTTCGTAATTATTTGGTGGGTGCTCAAATAAAGAGTCTGGCGCAGCAAGGGCAAACATTATCCCGCGTGATGCAAGGTTATTTTTCAGGCACATTATATGGACCCGAAGCAGCTTATCTCATTCATGTGGTCCAAGGGACATTGAATGACAGGGTTTACGTGCTGGATAACACGGGTCAGATCCTGTTGGAAACGGGCAATAATCAACTGCCTCAAGCTCCATGGTCTCAAAATGTTTTGGCTCATGTGCTGATTAATGGTCAGGAATTCCAAGGTATTTTAGAAGGTGGGGATCGCCGGCCAGAAGCCACGGCAGGCATCCCGGTGATTGTGCATGGACAAGTGGTGGGAGGCGTATTCCTTGAAGCGCCTCTCAGCAATTCCAATAAGACGGCGGCGTCTTTAACCGGGTTGCTGCTTGTGGGAGAACTCGCTTCGATTGTCATGGCTGGGATTTTAGCCTACGGTTTTTCGAAGCGGCTCACGAGTCCCTTAATTGCTCTACGGCAGACCGTATCACAAATGGGCCGGGGGAATGACCAAGAAGAGATGCATGCCAAGATTGAGGGTCCCCAGGAAGTGCGTGATCTCGCCCAAGAATTCAACCGCATGAGCGACCGAATTCACCTGCAAATGATGCAACTGCGCAAAGAAGCTGAAGTGCGGGATACGCTTTTAGCGCATGTCGCCCATGATTTGCGGACGCCGTTGACGTCCATTCGCGGATTTCTCGAAGCGATTCGTGATCATATGGTGGAAGGACCGGGTCTCGACCGTGCCGTAGAAGTGGCATGGGAAGAAACGCTTCGCTTAAAACGCCTTGTTGACCGGCTTTTAGCCACGACCCGAATCCAAAGTGGAATTGGCCATAAAAGTCCCGTGCACGTTTCTACCTGGATTGAAACAACCTTAGAGCGTGTAACCCCGCTGGCTCAAGAGACCCATCATCCCCTTATTTGGCGCCGGCGTGATGATGCCGTCATTTTGGCGGTCGAGGATTATTTGGTAGAAGCGTTAATCAATGTCATTGATAATGCGGCGAAATGGGGACCCTCTGACACGCCGATTATTATCGACACGGTGCGAGACCAAGAGGAGCAGACGATTCGTGTTTCGGTCAAAGATCAGGGCCCTGGCATTCCGGAAGAGATGTTAGACCATGTTTTCGAGCGTTTTGTTACGGGCGATAAGGCCCGGAGGGGATCCAGTGGCCTTGGCTTGTCTATCGTTTATGAAGTGATGCAACAACATGGAGGCCGTGTCCAAGCCCTGAACGATCCCGAGGGAGGAGCGGTCATTATCATGACATTACCCGTTCTCTCTGATCCGGCATAA
- a CDS encoding DUF1641 domain-containing protein → MATIQVSNETLGEWTALLTALRDSATPAMAERIGNMLNSLGQLTQRAAEPGALDALDTVIERHDTIKTSLDQLAQWQHDGTWKALTEFTALLTAVKNSATPAMAERLGTLLANSGDLATLLTDPDAKALVTETFDHSAALTDMLAQLGQWHQDGTWKALTEFTALLTAVKNSATPAMAERLGTLLANSGDLATLLTDPDAKALVTETFDHSAALTDMLAQLGQWHQDGTWKALTEFTALLTAVKNSATPAMAERIGTLMSQFGTLATKATDSDALHAIDHLLDNQQGLLTMMDQLIVWQKNGTWNALVELTSTAKAIKDSLNPVMIERLATVAQQAGNALNQALTSGLLDLGLDLFEQLTDAFAEAQTDSRKVTLGSMLRMLKEPEIQVSLKTLFGLLRRLPTVLESTTS, encoded by the coding sequence ATGGCAACCATACAGGTTTCAAATGAAACGCTCGGAGAATGGACAGCCTTACTGACGGCTTTAAGAGACAGTGCCACGCCGGCCATGGCCGAGCGCATTGGCAATATGCTGAACTCTTTAGGCCAGTTAACTCAACGGGCAGCTGAGCCAGGGGCACTGGACGCGTTGGATACCGTAATCGAAAGACACGACACCATCAAAACGTCACTAGACCAGCTAGCCCAGTGGCAACACGATGGCACGTGGAAAGCACTCACCGAATTTACCGCCCTCTTGACTGCCGTCAAAAATTCAGCCACCCCGGCTATGGCCGAGCGTCTCGGTACTTTGCTCGCCAATTCCGGCGATCTCGCCACTTTGTTGACAGATCCCGACGCTAAAGCACTCGTGACTGAAACCTTTGACCACAGTGCGGCCTTAACCGATATGTTGGCCCAACTGGGTCAATGGCATCAAGACGGGACGTGGAAGGCGCTGACGGAGTTTACCGCCCTCTTGACCGCCGTCAAAAATTCGGCCACCCCGGCTATGGCCGAGCGTCTCGGTACTTTGCTCGCCAATTCCGGCGATCTCGCCACTTTGTTGACAGATCCCGACGCTAAAGCACTCGTGACCGAAACCTTTGACCACAGCGCGGCCTTAACCGATATGTTGGCCCAACTCGGTCAATGGCATCAAGACGGGACGTGGAAGGCGCTGACGGAGTTTACCGCCCTCTTGACCGCCGTCAAAAATTCGGCCACCCCGGCTATGGCCGAGCGCATAGGCACGTTAATGTCCCAATTTGGTACATTAGCCACTAAGGCCACAGACTCTGACGCACTTCATGCGATTGACCATCTCTTAGATAACCAACAGGGATTATTAACCATGATGGATCAGCTTATTGTGTGGCAGAAAAATGGCACGTGGAACGCGTTGGTCGAACTAACGTCAACGGCCAAGGCCATCAAGGATTCGTTGAATCCGGTGATGATTGAGCGTCTTGCCACCGTTGCCCAACAAGCCGGAAATGCGTTGAATCAAGCCTTAACATCAGGTCTTTTAGATCTGGGACTCGACCTTTTTGAGCAATTGACCGATGCTTTTGCCGAGGCGCAAACCGACTCGCGCAAGGTCACCCTGGGAAGCATGTTACGCATGCTCAAAGAACCCGAGATTCAAGTCAGTTTGAAGACGCTTTTTGGTTTGCTCCGTAGACTGCCGACTGTTCTTGAATCAACCACGTCTTAA
- a CDS encoding NAD(P)/FAD-dependent oxidoreductase has protein sequence MQKVVILGGGVGGTIVANQVARQMGSELKHGDVEITVISESAEHVYQPMFLYMAFDQVVPSEAKKPEREILDRHVKLVHGSADRIDRDAKAVIMADGSKIPYDYLVIATGSRPAPELIDGLPEGGHIFYTEEGALKLRQALHDFNGGRIVVTVGVPHKCPVAPLEFTFMVQEWAKAKGIGDKTEVVYTYPIGRLHSLEPVAKWAAPVFEERHIESHVFFNPEKVDPKNKTITSIEGETLDYDLLVAIPPHTGQDVIGRSEIGDAGKWIPTNRHTLRMEGADDIFVLGDATNLPISKAGSTAHFEADVVAANLVNLLRGGLGSIRYDGKVFCFIETGLKSATYITFDYNNPPNPPEPTEMIHMYKLAYNRMYWLTPAGLL, from the coding sequence ATGCAGAAAGTTGTTATCTTAGGTGGTGGCGTTGGTGGCACAATCGTAGCTAACCAGGTTGCCAGACAAATGGGTTCGGAATTGAAGCACGGCGATGTAGAAATTACGGTGATTTCCGAATCTGCAGAACACGTCTATCAACCCATGTTTTTATATATGGCGTTTGATCAAGTTGTTCCCTCAGAAGCCAAGAAACCTGAACGCGAGATTTTGGACCGGCATGTTAAACTGGTTCATGGCTCTGCCGATCGTATTGATCGCGATGCTAAAGCCGTCATTATGGCCGATGGCAGTAAAATCCCTTATGACTATTTGGTCATAGCCACTGGAAGCCGTCCAGCCCCTGAACTTATTGACGGGCTTCCCGAAGGTGGACACATTTTTTACACAGAAGAAGGCGCACTGAAACTGCGTCAAGCGTTGCATGACTTCAACGGTGGTCGTATTGTTGTCACCGTTGGCGTCCCGCACAAATGCCCCGTGGCTCCTTTAGAGTTCACGTTCATGGTACAAGAATGGGCCAAAGCTAAAGGTATCGGCGACAAAACCGAAGTGGTTTATACTTACCCCATTGGCCGGTTGCACTCATTAGAACCGGTAGCGAAATGGGCGGCCCCGGTGTTTGAAGAACGGCATATTGAATCCCATGTATTTTTTAACCCGGAAAAAGTCGATCCCAAAAACAAAACGATTACGAGCATCGAAGGTGAAACTCTCGATTATGATCTCCTCGTAGCTATTCCGCCCCACACCGGGCAAGACGTGATTGGACGGTCTGAAATTGGTGATGCCGGCAAGTGGATCCCCACCAATCGCCACACATTACGCATGGAAGGTGCTGACGACATCTTTGTTTTAGGGGATGCGACAAATCTTCCCATTAGTAAAGCGGGATCGACCGCGCATTTTGAAGCTGACGTTGTTGCCGCCAACTTAGTCAATCTCCTTCGCGGGGGTCTCGGATCGATCCGTTACGACGGGAAGGTCTTCTGCTTCATTGAAACGGGTCTAAAATCCGCCACATACATTACCTTTGATTACAACAATCCACCTAACCCGCCGGAGCCTACAGAAATGATCCACATGTACAAACTCGCTTATAACCGGATGTACTGGTTAACTCCCGCGGGTCTGCTGTAA
- a CDS encoding sulfurtransferase TusA family protein: MADEVKIVDARGSFCPGPLMELIKGIRQEPVGTIFEVWSSDAGSAKDIPDWVGRAGHEVVKNIEDGGIYKVQVKKLR, translated from the coding sequence ATGGCTGATGAAGTAAAAATTGTTGATGCCCGCGGCTCTTTCTGTCCGGGTCCCTTGATGGAACTGATTAAGGGAATTCGCCAAGAACCGGTCGGAACAATATTTGAAGTGTGGTCATCAGATGCCGGGTCCGCTAAGGATATTCCCGACTGGGTCGGACGCGCCGGACATGAAGTCGTTAAAAATATTGAGGATGGCGGCATTTATAAAGTGCAAGTCAAGAAACTGCGCTAA
- a CDS encoding DsrE family protein codes for MADPQAVNIMLLSGDYAKLQAAAMLTAVAASYGKPVKIFVSMEALPAFHKDPAIASQITKGPVARTIIETGGDSFIDLFRQAKDFGEVILYACGLVMDVYHWKLDDLVDIFDETLGVAGFLAKVEGEATYTF; via the coding sequence ATGGCTGATCCGCAAGCCGTGAATATCATGTTGCTTTCTGGCGATTATGCCAAATTGCAGGCGGCCGCAATGTTAACGGCTGTTGCCGCTAGCTATGGCAAACCCGTAAAAATTTTCGTGAGCATGGAAGCACTTCCCGCTTTTCATAAGGATCCTGCCATTGCTTCTCAAATTACCAAGGGCCCAGTGGCTCGCACGATTATTGAGACCGGCGGAGATTCTTTCATCGACCTTTTTCGCCAAGCTAAAGATTTCGGCGAAGTCATTCTTTATGCCTGCGGTCTCGTCATGGATGTCTATCACTGGAAATTGGACGACCTCGTCGATATTTTCGATGAAACCCTTGGTGTCGCCGGATTTCTTGCCAAGGTCGAAGGCGAAGCGACTTATACCTTTTAG